From Pelosinus fermentans DSM 17108, the proteins below share one genomic window:
- a CDS encoding HEPN domain-containing protein: MGISRLVVAATSSGNRKRGNCRMTLEGNVKELARYWLSKSLEAEESATLLFDHQQWSACISRLYYASFYAMSALLALRQLSYGKHSAVRASLHRDFVKTGALPVEVGMVYNRLFEWRQKADYEAFLEMNEQMAEDLLTQARDLLEVLRKHAEAEIG, from the coding sequence ATGGGAATCTCCCGTTTGGTCGTTGCTGCCACTTCATCAGGCAATCGCAAGAGAGGGAATTGCCGTATGACCTTAGAAGGAAATGTGAAAGAATTAGCGCGTTACTGGCTGAGCAAGTCACTCGAGGCAGAAGAAAGTGCAACGTTGTTGTTCGATCATCAGCAATGGTCAGCTTGTATCAGTAGGCTATACTATGCTTCGTTTTACGCTATGAGTGCACTTCTTGCGTTGCGTCAGTTAAGCTATGGAAAGCATTCCGCTGTTAGGGCTAGCTTGCATAGAGATTTTGTAAAAACGGGCGCATTGCCTGTAGAGGTGGGTATGGTGTATAATCGACTGTTTGAATGGAGACAAAAGGCCGATTACGAAGCTTTTCTGGAAATGAATGAGCAAATGGCTGAAGATCTTTTAACACAAGCCAGGGATTTGCTTGAAGTGTTGCGTAAACACGCAGAGGCTGAGATTGGCTGA
- the yhhB gene encoding cyclophane-forming radical SAM/SPASM peptide maturase YhhB produces the protein MEKIKTFFLRVAARCNLDCNYCYVFKHRDMSWKNYPPTMSKEHVVLFSHRLKEYVMETKLKEVYIIYHGGEPLFIGESVLLEYTDIILKALDGIVSVEFSLQTNGTLLTDKFLEECDRRKIKISLSIDGPEDIHNKNRKMANGDGSFNLVFSGIQKVQKYPHLFQGAIGVIDPYSNPEQLMEFYNQTQIFNVDLLLPDANYESPPKYREAAPYIYKNWLIESFDAWFDKYQDLSLRTYENVLKRLLDCNTSTDSFGFGKLDYLTIEVDGSYHTTDILKVAFENASAMGISLENATINQAATHKKVEEYNMLLAKENLPQKCKSCDVGYVCGGGALPHRYSEINSFDNPTIYCNEMRSLINHAKKRLNDEVENELLL, from the coding sequence ATGGAAAAAATTAAAACATTTTTTTTAAGGGTTGCTGCCCGATGTAATTTGGATTGTAATTATTGTTATGTATTTAAGCATCGAGATATGTCGTGGAAAAATTATCCTCCAACAATGTCGAAAGAGCATGTAGTATTATTTTCTCATAGATTAAAAGAATATGTAATGGAAACGAAGTTAAAGGAAGTTTATATCATCTATCATGGTGGTGAACCTTTATTTATTGGTGAATCAGTTCTATTGGAATATACAGATATTATTCTGAAGGCTTTAGATGGTATTGTCAGTGTTGAGTTTTCGTTACAAACCAACGGAACACTTTTGACAGATAAATTCCTTGAAGAATGTGATAGAAGAAAAATTAAAATATCGCTTAGTATTGATGGTCCGGAAGATATTCATAATAAAAATAGGAAAATGGCTAATGGCGACGGATCATTTAATCTTGTCTTTTCTGGAATTCAGAAGGTCCAAAAATATCCGCACTTGTTTCAAGGGGCTATTGGTGTAATTGATCCATATTCCAATCCAGAACAGCTAATGGAATTTTACAATCAAACCCAAATATTCAATGTTGATTTGCTATTACCTGATGCTAATTATGAGTCTCCACCTAAATATAGAGAAGCAGCTCCGTATATTTATAAGAATTGGCTTATAGAATCTTTTGATGCATGGTTTGATAAATACCAAGACTTATCATTAAGAACATATGAAAATGTTCTTAAACGACTGTTAGATTGTAATACGTCTACAGATTCTTTTGGTTTTGGAAAGCTAGACTATTTGACGATTGAAGTTGACGGCTCTTATCATACAACAGATATATTGAAAGTGGCGTTTGAAAATGCATCAGCAATGGGAATTTCATTAGAGAACGCGACTATTAATCAAGCTGCAACACACAAGAAGGTCGAAGAGTACAATATGCTTTTAGCCAAAGAAAATCTTCCTCAAAAATGTAAGTCCTGCGATGTTGGATATGTATGTGGAGGAGGGGCATTACCACACAGATATTCAGAAATAAACAGTTTTGATAATCCTACAATTTATTGTAATGAAATGAGGTCATTGATAAACCATGCAAAGAAGCGCCTTAATGATGAAGTTGAAAATGAACTTTTACTTTGA
- a CDS encoding NAD(P)-dependent oxidoreductase yields the protein MKILIVGYFTETSKSNIARHFPEDWDIVIVPPGKEMLHHIEDCQVIIPEHIKVDRSLLSMAKKLKLVQTGAGFDNVDIDTCTQLGIWAANAAGVNAQAVAEHVMALLLSYYKNIPFLDAFMKNRTDANHLDYVGSELKGKTIGIIGLGAIGKKVAEFCRVFDMNVLAYARNAVVQSDGFVKMTDFDNLVSASDIVSVHIPLNQQTKQLINKAVFKKMKNTTLFINTARGGIVNERDLIDALKNGDISGACLDVFESEPLPTDSELRSLGNVILTPHTAGMPDGLKFHKKRYDFFVNNIKHVENGEEPESKLNQLFNMQYKGGMTK from the coding sequence ATGAAGATTCTCATAGTCGGCTATTTTACCGAGACCTCAAAATCAAATATTGCAAGGCATTTTCCGGAAGACTGGGACATTGTAATTGTCCCGCCCGGAAAAGAAATGCTGCATCATATTGAAGATTGCCAGGTAATCATACCTGAACATATTAAAGTAGACCGCAGCTTGCTTTCAATGGCAAAAAAATTAAAATTGGTACAGACGGGTGCAGGATTTGATAATGTAGATATCGATACCTGCACGCAGCTCGGCATTTGGGCGGCCAATGCTGCAGGAGTGAATGCACAGGCGGTGGCCGAGCACGTAATGGCACTGCTATTATCTTATTATAAAAATATACCGTTTCTTGATGCTTTCATGAAAAACAGGACAGATGCAAATCATTTGGATTATGTAGGAAGTGAATTAAAGGGCAAAACGATTGGAATTATCGGCTTGGGCGCCATCGGTAAAAAAGTAGCTGAGTTTTGCAGGGTTTTTGATATGAATGTGCTGGCTTATGCTAGAAATGCCGTTGTACAATCTGACGGTTTCGTGAAAATGACGGATTTCGATAATCTTGTAAGCGCATCGGACATAGTAAGTGTACATATACCCCTGAATCAGCAAACCAAACAGCTGATTAACAAAGCGGTATTCAAGAAAATGAAGAATACCACACTTTTTATCAATACTGCCCGCGGCGGGATTGTAAATGAAAGAGACTTGATCGATGCATTAAAAAACGGGGATATTTCAGGTGCATGCCTGGATGTGTTTGAATCTGAACCGCTTCCAACTGACAGTGAGCTCCGGAGTCTGGGTAATGTGATACTTACTCCCCATACGGCAGGCATGCCTGACGGTCTCAAATTCCATAAAAAAAGATATGATTTCTTTGTAAATAATATAAAACATGTAGAGAATGGTGAAGAGCCTGAAAGTAAGCTCAATCAGTTATTTAACATGCAATATAAAGGAGGCATGACAAAATAA
- the yhhA gene encoding YhhA family cyclophane-containing RiPP (triceptide-type peptide natural product; maturases include a radical SAM/SPASM enzyme and a 2OG-Fe(II) oxygenase), whose product MNNAYLKSEVPDNAVLGKINEIPAPQNKIIARLKAQMKWGSMNDPISAYSRMHNRHNRS is encoded by the coding sequence ATGAACAACGCATACTTGAAATCAGAAGTACCAGACAATGCAGTTTTGGGTAAAATTAACGAAATACCTGCACCGCAAAATAAGATTATTGCTCGTTTAAAAGCCCAGATGAAGTGGGGTTCTATGAATGACCCGATATCCGCTTATAGTAGGATGCATAATAGACACAACAGATCGTAA
- a CDS encoding nucleotidyltransferase family protein, whose translation MDLLKAKDNEHLALAELKKRVKEKTAVEQVVVFGSVARGEATEESDLDVLILTEKSISYLEETSIFDIAFFVNMKYDTNISVVVVPKEKWESPVWSLLPLHQAIAREGIAV comes from the coding sequence ATGGATTTACTGAAAGCTAAGGACAATGAGCATCTTGCATTGGCTGAGCTAAAGAAACGTGTAAAAGAGAAAACGGCAGTTGAACAGGTCGTTGTTTTTGGCTCGGTAGCTCGTGGCGAGGCAACAGAAGAGTCTGATCTGGATGTACTAATTCTTACAGAAAAATCAATTTCCTATTTAGAGGAAACTTCTATATTTGATATAGCTTTCTTTGTTAACATGAAGTATGATACCAACATTAGCGTAGTGGTTGTTCCAAAGGAAAAATGGGAATCTCCCGTTTGGTCGTTGCTGCCACTTCATCAGGCAATCGCAAGAGAGGGAATTGCCGTATGA
- the fosX gene encoding FosX/FosE/FosI family fosfomycin resistance hydrolase yields MIEGISHVTFIVRDLELATKFFKQIFEAEEVYSSEDNTFSISREKFFMIGEQWIAIMEGESLPTRTYNHIAFKISEADFETYKSRIQRLGVDFKPPRPRVEGEGRSLYFYDFDNHLFEIHTGTLSQRLERYKMK; encoded by the coding sequence ATGATAGAAGGCATCAGTCACGTTACTTTTATTGTTAGAGACCTTGAACTTGCAACTAAATTTTTCAAACAAATATTTGAAGCAGAAGAAGTTTACTCTAGCGAAGATAATACATTCTCGATATCGAGAGAGAAATTCTTCATGATTGGCGAGCAATGGATCGCAATTATGGAAGGAGAGTCCCTCCCTACTCGTACATACAACCACATCGCATTTAAAATATCAGAAGCAGATTTTGAAACATATAAATCACGCATTCAACGACTGGGTGTAGATTTTAAACCACCCCGGCCACGCGTAGAAGGTGAAGGAAGGTCATTATATTTTTATGACTTCGACAATCATTTGTTTGAAATACATACCGGAACACTTTCTCAGCGGTTAGAAAGATATAAAATGAAGTAA
- a CDS encoding radical SAM protein codes for MSYQLVDLKVGFTCNNNCIHCVVSDKRNEKDLSLEAIKKIIEDYIDQYNQINLTLTGGEITYREDYRQIMQFIKEKKNRGSIDFVDIQTNGRMLSHDKILEETLSVVDFYLIALHSNNSEIHDYITSCQSSFLETTAALAKLTSMINVKSIAIQTVISKKNYKGLKDVYKFVREQYGILECNITFPHPLGVAYDMEIIPTYHEIKEDVNDALKYCLENDMNPYLEALPYCVFEEKLRIYALEYYKKRNQNVVGYGGEKDGHIDYKIVNEEGYAKYDTCKKCSYDNCCLGVWKEYKQLYPLKDMYSMLSNNL; via the coding sequence ATGTCTTATCAACTTGTTGATTTAAAAGTTGGATTTACCTGTAATAATAACTGTATTCATTGTGTCGTTTCCGATAAAAGGAACGAAAAAGATTTGTCGTTGGAAGCCATAAAAAAGATTATTGAAGATTATATTGATCAATATAATCAGATCAATCTTACTCTAACCGGAGGCGAAATTACCTACCGGGAGGATTATCGCCAAATTATGCAATTTATAAAAGAAAAAAAGAATAGGGGTTCTATCGATTTTGTAGACATTCAAACGAATGGACGAATGTTATCGCATGATAAAATATTGGAAGAAACCCTTAGCGTGGTTGACTTCTATTTAATTGCACTTCATAGCAATAATTCCGAAATACATGATTATATTACATCCTGCCAATCAAGTTTTTTAGAAACAACAGCGGCATTAGCAAAACTGACAAGTATGATTAATGTGAAATCTATCGCAATTCAAACTGTTATTAGCAAAAAGAATTATAAAGGCTTAAAGGATGTTTATAAATTTGTTCGTGAACAATATGGTATTTTGGAATGTAATATTACATTTCCACATCCTTTGGGAGTAGCATATGATATGGAAATTATCCCGACTTATCATGAAATAAAAGAAGATGTTAATGATGCATTAAAATATTGTTTAGAGAATGATATGAACCCTTATTTAGAAGCGCTACCATATTGTGTTTTTGAGGAAAAGCTTCGGATATATGCACTTGAGTATTATAAAAAAAGAAATCAGAATGTTGTAGGTTACGGTGGGGAAAAAGATGGTCATATAGACTATAAGATAGTTAATGAAGAAGGCTATGCTAAATATGATACCTGTAAGAAGTGCTCATATGATAATTGCTGCTTAGGTGTTTGGAAAGAATATAAACAATTATATCCTTTAAAGGATATGTACAGCATGTTAAGTAACAATTTATAG
- a CDS encoding LysR family transcriptional regulator produces MYFPGIEAFLAIVRTESISKAAELLHLSQATVSYRLKTLEQEMGGLLVERRKGAAKIRLTPKGENFFSIAERWDALWRETQILQVSGSQLSLAISAAESISHFVLPPVYRMLNQHTPPIRLQIRTQHTQEAFDSIERREMDVAFVVREIASPSVTVKPFFAEEMVLLRLAVLGRQAGDTVEMGELAAQHEVFINWNREFQFRHDQWFDPLCPSRVHLDTAGLIATFLKDTRQWTIVPASIGAYMMRMGDFVLQKLSATVPPRICYKVTHKFPNQALHDTLRILDDYLQDIFGIQ; encoded by the coding sequence ATGTATTTTCCTGGGATTGAGGCGTTTTTAGCTATCGTACGGACCGAGAGTATAAGTAAAGCGGCGGAATTGTTGCATTTGTCGCAAGCTACTGTAAGCTATCGGTTAAAGACATTGGAGCAGGAAATGGGTGGCCTTTTGGTTGAGCGAAGAAAAGGAGCAGCCAAAATCCGTCTGACACCAAAAGGGGAGAACTTTTTTAGCATTGCGGAAAGATGGGATGCACTCTGGAGGGAAACACAAATCTTACAGGTCAGCGGTTCTCAGTTAAGTCTGGCAATTAGCGCTGCCGAAAGTATAAGTCACTTTGTTTTGCCTCCTGTATATAGAATGCTAAATCAGCATACCCCGCCGATTCGATTGCAAATTCGTACTCAACATACGCAGGAAGCATTTGATAGTATTGAGCGACGCGAGATGGATGTGGCGTTTGTGGTGCGAGAGATAGCGTCGCCTAGTGTCACGGTTAAACCGTTTTTTGCAGAAGAAATGGTGCTGTTGCGTCTGGCTGTGCTGGGGCGGCAAGCTGGAGATACTGTTGAAATGGGAGAATTGGCGGCGCAGCACGAAGTCTTCATAAATTGGAACAGAGAGTTTCAATTTAGGCATGACCAGTGGTTCGATCCTCTTTGCCCATCCCGTGTTCATCTGGACACGGCGGGACTCATCGCTACTTTTTTGAAGGACACAAGACAATGGACTATAGTTCCGGCCTCTATTGGCGCATATATGATGCGGATGGGAGATTTTGTTCTTCAGAAATTATCGGCAACGGTGCCTCCAAGGATATGCTATAAGGTAACTCACAAGTTTCCCAACCAGGCTTTACACGATACCCTTCGTATTCTTGATGACTATCTGCAAGATATATTTGGAATACAATGA
- a CDS encoding protein kinase domain-containing protein: MFLNGDDYMEDIFIGKQIGLYIIKEHIGDGCIGCVYRGYREDIDESRALKFIKKENLRSGWENEISKVTKLRTTQGVVRYHTHNFETIEGEDYLYISWDYIPGESLKEIINKQQINMPIVQDVLEKVLEVLHACKYVGIDHADLHSGNIIIERSNPLSLNPEQRKVWITDFGYATAAGDVDILDDFKGLNRIIQQCLRAINFHELDGREKCLYSTLKNQFPKLLIESNSVTGDYVRNPKNLLLKWKESCEESKITQEYKKNIGDYLAAEHIGERYDEWKTLFVPKFLTVDDLLSKNICVLTGLRGCGKTMIFRRLTGLFNEHLGPSGVPGADSFIGFYLNARNIAEAFPWLPDDHERDARNQVINFFHLSWCLEIIDWLREVVKGANIINLEWLPGFFGRYYPEHFNTTENTINILGHITSLLNAELEKSRLQSKYKSEKMWELTDITFLEKFCREIAKYCRIDKPFYFFLDDYSTPLVTSATQRILNPLVFRRSSIVFFKVATESVESFEPTGLNGKILEEEDDYFLIDFATQVMLKSDGEIKDILSSILKRRIERHSTLANRNLELENLLGPTVLNNVQRSQLIRGEKIEVNKKVVSKEIYQGSTVFYNIWSSDIREVISLFAEMISMEEDEKLKSRDDKIISDDIQDTIFRDAGGKFLSLLEAATNPSSRNYVSNEEERSFGNHMVEIARAFQEIASFDLKNKTSKNVNTNPPKQARRIEITGVTNELTGKVKDYYRGLIRYGLFIRDNRGKSVRGKVVPRHYLRGLLIPYFRLSFSKRDSITLKWEEFCELLENPSIFKEEYKKQNRKTEDISIGLWDGENE; the protein is encoded by the coding sequence GTGTTTTTAAACGGAGATGATTATATGGAAGATATATTTATAGGCAAACAAATAGGTCTTTATATTATAAAAGAACATATTGGTGATGGATGTATCGGTTGTGTTTATCGTGGATATAGAGAAGATATAGATGAGTCAAGAGCCCTAAAGTTTATAAAAAAAGAAAATCTCCGTTCTGGTTGGGAAAATGAAATAAGCAAAGTAACGAAATTAAGAACTACTCAAGGAGTAGTTAGATATCATACTCATAATTTTGAAACTATCGAAGGAGAAGACTATCTATATATATCTTGGGATTATATTCCAGGAGAAAGTTTGAAAGAAATTATTAATAAACAACAAATTAATATGCCAATTGTGCAAGACGTCCTGGAAAAAGTATTAGAAGTTTTACATGCATGTAAGTATGTAGGAATAGATCATGCTGATTTACATTCGGGTAATATTATTATTGAACGGAGCAATCCATTAAGTTTAAACCCTGAACAAAGGAAAGTTTGGATTACTGACTTTGGCTATGCGACTGCAGCAGGAGACGTTGATATTTTAGATGATTTTAAAGGGCTAAATAGGATTATCCAGCAGTGTTTAAGAGCGATTAATTTCCACGAACTAGATGGAAGGGAAAAATGCCTTTACAGTACTCTAAAAAATCAGTTTCCCAAACTTTTAATCGAAAGTAATTCAGTTACCGGGGATTATGTTAGAAACCCAAAGAACTTGTTGTTAAAGTGGAAAGAATCTTGTGAAGAATCAAAAATTACCCAGGAGTACAAAAAAAATATTGGAGACTATTTAGCTGCTGAACATATTGGGGAAAGATATGATGAGTGGAAAACATTGTTTGTACCTAAGTTTCTGACAGTAGATGATCTGTTATCCAAAAATATATGCGTGTTAACTGGGTTGCGAGGTTGTGGGAAAACAATGATTTTCCGTCGGTTAACTGGACTTTTTAACGAACACCTCGGTCCTTCTGGCGTTCCAGGAGCGGATAGTTTTATAGGATTTTATTTAAATGCAAGAAATATAGCAGAAGCGTTTCCTTGGTTACCAGATGATCATGAAAGAGACGCGAGAAATCAAGTTATTAATTTCTTTCATTTGAGTTGGTGTTTAGAAATAATTGACTGGTTAAGAGAAGTAGTAAAAGGAGCTAATATTATTAATTTAGAGTGGTTGCCAGGATTTTTTGGGAGGTACTATCCAGAACATTTTAATACAACGGAGAATACTATTAATATTCTTGGTCATATAACTAGCCTATTAAATGCGGAATTAGAAAAGTCGCGTCTGCAAAGTAAGTATAAAAGTGAAAAGATGTGGGAATTGACAGATATTACATTTTTAGAAAAATTCTGCAGAGAGATAGCGAAATATTGCCGAATTGATAAACCTTTTTACTTTTTTTTAGACGACTACTCTACTCCATTAGTTACATCAGCAACTCAAAGAATTTTAAATCCGCTCGTTTTTAGACGCTCTTCTATAGTTTTTTTTAAGGTTGCTACAGAAAGTGTAGAGAGCTTTGAACCAACAGGTTTAAATGGGAAAATACTAGAGGAAGAAGATGATTATTTTCTAATTGATTTTGCTACTCAAGTTATGTTGAAGAGCGATGGAGAAATAAAAGATATACTTTCTTCAATACTTAAGCGACGCATTGAGAGGCACTCAACACTAGCAAATAGAAACTTGGAGCTGGAAAACCTCCTTGGCCCAACTGTTTTAAACAATGTACAAAGGTCACAATTAATTCGTGGGGAAAAAATAGAAGTAAATAAGAAAGTGGTTTCTAAAGAAATATATCAAGGTAGTACAGTTTTCTATAATATTTGGTCGAGTGACATTAGGGAAGTAATAAGTTTATTTGCAGAGATGATATCTATGGAAGAGGATGAGAAGCTTAAAAGTAGAGATGATAAGATTATAAGTGACGATATACAGGATACCATTTTCAGAGATGCTGGAGGTAAGTTCCTAAGTTTGCTTGAAGCGGCTACAAATCCGTCAAGTAGAAATTATGTTAGCAATGAAGAGGAAAGATCGTTTGGAAATCATATGGTAGAGATAGCAAGAGCATTTCAAGAGATAGCAAGTTTTGATTTAAAAAATAAGACCTCTAAAAATGTGAATACAAATCCCCCAAAACAAGCAAGGCGGATCGAAATTACGGGGGTAACAAATGAATTAACAGGTAAAGTAAAGGACTATTATAGGGGGTTAATAAGATATGGGTTATTTATTAGAGACAATAGAGGTAAGAGTGTTAGGGGGAAAGTTGTTCCACGTCACTATTTAAGAGGTTTATTGATTCCCTACTTTAGGCTGAGCTTTTCTAAAAGGGATAGTATAACATTGAAATGGGAAGAATTTTGTGAGTTATTAGAGAATCCGAGCATTTTTAAAGAAGAGTATAAGAAACAAAATAGGAAAACTGAAGATATAAGTATAGGTTTATGGGATGGTGAAAATGAATAA
- a CDS encoding PucR family transcriptional regulator, translating to MISCREIINLPSLSKLSLVAGKSGLDRVVRWVHFIDLPDVIPWVQGGELLIITGIGLNGDIDKLQDIVRGSIKKKLAGLIINIGPYIKEVPAEVISLADQAGFAIFELPWEVKIIEVTREICSHIVMKHTEERSIKDFLEQLLLFPLADPEVLIQRAAYYGYDLAKPHQVAIISPTHLAEFLRAQKVKDEKDLVAFKVRFEHIVSDALNVHGKKVLQMLWADDVILLMPYESESEKNNDILRNILEKIAEKMSGLVATAALGGRFESLQDARKSYLQAIKVLRFTKLQATSSPIYAYEQLGIYKLLFEIEPDKLAVYYQEVIEPLNQYDRKNHMDLVHSLFVYLEENCNAAKTAKRLFVHRNTLDYRLKKIEKITGRSLDNPYERLTLQLGVIVGQQLASESFSIDD from the coding sequence ATGATCAGTTGCCGAGAAATTATCAATCTCCCTTCCCTGAGTAAGCTTAGTCTTGTGGCGGGAAAGTCTGGTCTGGATCGCGTGGTGCGTTGGGTGCATTTTATCGACTTGCCTGACGTCATCCCTTGGGTGCAGGGCGGAGAACTTTTAATTATCACTGGTATCGGTTTGAACGGTGATATCGATAAACTGCAAGACATTGTTCGAGGAAGTATAAAAAAGAAATTGGCTGGGCTAATTATTAATATCGGTCCCTATATTAAAGAAGTTCCTGCTGAGGTTATCAGTTTGGCAGATCAAGCCGGCTTTGCTATTTTTGAACTCCCTTGGGAAGTAAAAATCATCGAGGTTACCAGAGAGATATGCAGTCATATTGTTATGAAGCACACAGAGGAACGATCAATAAAGGATTTTTTAGAGCAACTGCTGCTCTTTCCCTTAGCAGACCCTGAAGTGCTCATTCAACGGGCGGCTTATTATGGCTATGATTTAGCAAAACCTCATCAGGTAGCCATTATAAGCCCCACCCATTTAGCTGAATTTTTGCGGGCACAAAAGGTAAAAGATGAAAAAGATCTGGTTGCTTTTAAAGTGCGTTTTGAACATATTGTTAGCGACGCTTTAAACGTACATGGCAAAAAAGTTTTGCAGATGTTGTGGGCCGATGATGTTATTTTACTGATGCCTTATGAAAGTGAGAGCGAGAAAAATAATGACATTTTGCGGAATATCTTAGAAAAAATTGCTGAAAAAATGTCAGGATTGGTGGCTACAGCAGCCTTAGGCGGCAGATTTGAAAGCTTGCAAGATGCTAGAAAAAGTTATCTTCAGGCAATTAAAGTATTGCGTTTCACTAAGTTACAGGCAACTTCCAGTCCTATATATGCCTATGAACAACTAGGTATCTATAAGCTGCTATTTGAGATTGAGCCAGATAAGCTTGCCGTGTATTACCAGGAAGTCATTGAGCCGCTTAATCAATATGATAGGAAAAATCACATGGATCTGGTTCATAGCTTATTCGTCTATTTAGAGGAAAACTGTAATGCGGCGAAAACTGCCAAGCGTCTCTTTGTCCATCGTAATACCCTGGATTATCGCCTGAAAAAGATTGAGAAGATCACCGGCAGAAGCTTAGACAATCCCTATGAGCGTCTGACTCTACAGTTAGGGGTTATTGTAGGGCAGCAATTGGCCAGTGAGAGTTTTTCCATCGACGATTAA
- a CDS encoding EamA family transporter yields MTGSAIVLILTAAFGHATWNYLAKKACGGTAFIWLFAALSTLLYFPLALWIIVAQKPIIGWPQLGFMLGSAILHSLYYILLDKGYRIGDLSVIYPLARGTGPMLSTIAAIVVIGEHPSAAALFGTVLIGLGIVIITGNPFKLAESTSRKPMIFAILCGTMIAGYTLSDKLAVSTFLIPPLLLDWSANLGRVFLLTPYAFKNWDKVKDQWVSHKLEAISVAILCPLAYILVLTAMVFSPVSYIAPAREISILIGTLMGARLLSEGNIKIRVIGASAMVIGLGALSIG; encoded by the coding sequence ATGACAGGATCGGCTATTGTTCTTATCCTGACTGCTGCCTTCGGTCATGCTACCTGGAATTATTTAGCCAAAAAAGCATGTGGTGGTACAGCCTTTATTTGGCTATTCGCTGCTCTTTCCACTTTGCTTTATTTCCCGTTAGCTTTATGGATAATCGTCGCACAAAAGCCGATTATAGGATGGCCTCAATTAGGGTTTATGCTAGGCAGCGCCATATTGCACTCTTTATATTATATCCTGCTGGACAAAGGCTATCGGATTGGTGATCTTTCGGTCATTTATCCTCTCGCTCGCGGTACGGGCCCTATGCTTTCGACTATTGCAGCCATTGTAGTTATAGGTGAACATCCTTCCGCAGCAGCGCTTTTCGGAACGGTATTGATTGGATTAGGGATTGTTATAATCACAGGGAATCCCTTTAAGCTGGCGGAATCTACCTCCCGCAAACCAATGATATTTGCTATTCTCTGCGGCACTATGATTGCTGGCTATACGCTCTCAGATAAATTGGCAGTCAGCACCTTCCTGATACCACCTTTACTTCTTGATTGGTCGGCAAACTTAGGACGAGTATTTCTCTTAACTCCATATGCGTTTAAAAATTGGGATAAAGTAAAAGACCAATGGGTCAGTCACAAATTGGAAGCTATTAGTGTGGCTATTTTATGCCCATTAGCGTATATTTTGGTTTTAACTGCTATGGTATTCAGTCCTGTAAGTTATATCGCACCAGCGAGAGAAATCAGCATTCTAATAGGCACTTTAATGGGAGCCAGACTGCTATCAGAAGGAAATATAAAGATTCGTGTCATCGGCGCAAGCGCGATGGTCATTGGACTGGGAGCGCTGTCTATAGGATAG